DNA from Brassica napus cultivar Da-Ae chromosome C4, Da-Ae, whole genome shotgun sequence:
TAATATTACAAACCGCAAGAACATCAACCAAGTacataaaaaagaaaagcaacCGAAGACATGAAAATATAACAGCAACCGAAGACATGAAAAAGGATCTACTTCTTGTTTACCTTTGTCTGAGACCTTGTCTTTGCAGCATTCGCAGGACCACCAATGTGAGCAGTCGCAGAAGCTCGACTGCGATAAAGAGCAGAAGCTGCACTGCGAGAAGGATCAAGACCACGAGTAGAAACCGAAGCAGGAGCTTCGGTAGAAGCCGGAGTAGGAGCAGGAGCACGACCAAAAACAGAAGCCGGAGCagtagcagcagcagcagcagaagGAGTCCAAAACGGATCAGCACCACGAGTCTGAGTATTAGCAGGTGCACCACCCTGAGTCTGAGATGAAAGGGTCTTCTCCTCTAATTTGATAAAGCGGTCTTCAATAATCTCGCGTACCTCGAGGCCTAAGGCAGTAAAAGAAGAGTTAAACATACTCTGGATATAGGacttcatttcctcttcaaGATCTCTATATTTCTCGGTTGATCTTTGGTAAAGtaacctcttcttcctcgactCCGCACCAGTATCCCGAAAcctgttcttcctcttcttAGAAGGAGACACACGGGTGCTTTCTATTTCTTCTTCAATTTCAGTATCACTTGTCTCTACAGCTGCTTCTTCATCTGAACCATCTTCCTCAGAACTGTACTGAAATGGTTTCACAGTTTTCTTATAAGCCCAAACATGCTTACTCCAGTCATACTTATTTCGCTGCATGTCTATGATTAGATCAACTCTTTCATCCTTCATCTCACAGGGTCGAGCAAACTCAGCATCAATAATCACGTCTTTGAAATTTCCAGATGTAGAAATGGATGGAAACACATCTccctacaaaaaaaacattttaaaacaggTTAAAGACACAACAATTTAAGAACTATGGACATCAATAACATCAATTAAAGGAAACAGAACTTACGGTGGATGCCAAATTAGACTCTATGGTAATAATATCCTCATAGGAAATCTTAGCAGATCCTTTCCAATTCCTGCACCTCATGGTAGTCACGCCTTCTCTCAGTTTTTGACCCAAAAGAGACCCAATGTCCGGAACAGCCTCCATCAACCAAATCTGAAGTGCATACGAGAATCCATCTACGACATAACTGTTTTGCGTCTTCACTTTATCCCTAACTTTGATAATGGAACTCACCAGCATATCAAAAGAGTGAAGACCCCACAGATATTTCCTCATCTTCTCGAAGTCCATCACGAGCTTGATGTACTTGTATGGGATCCACACCTTCTCATCCTTCGCCATAAGAATACCAGCAATCACACACAAATACACCAACCTCAGCCTATCAACACGAGACCAGGTATTACACAACTTCACATGCACCTTCCTGATTTGCTGAACCGAAATATTTTTCTGTCTCCTTAGCAACTTACTCCAAAACCCTCCATCATATTCCCAGTCATCAATCTCCGAGTCGGGCTCGTCATTGTATTTCAAACCTGTGATCGCATAGAATTCTTGCATTGAAAATCTGAGAGGCCTCCTAGCGTAATGGAACCACAACTCATAACGCTTTGCAGTCAGAAGCTGCTTGCAAACGAAGGTGTGGATCGCTCTTGCCGAAAACTGAAGCTTGTGTACATAAATGGCCACAATCTGAGCAAATAGTGGATCCTCCGACACTTCTTTGTACTCGTCTGGACAGTACTTCGCCACCTTCGCAAGTATGGAAGTTCGACAACTGTTGTTGACCTTCTCAACTTGTGTTTCAGTTCCCTCTTTGAATAAGCATTTAGGCAACTGATCAATCGTCATACTTATGAACAATGAAAGAAACACAATCACTACagtcaatatttataaaacaattgcatcataacacaattcacaagaTAAAACAACAGTTACTAGAGATCGGTTgctacaaaaacaaattaaccaAAGCTCAAAAAAGTAGGAAACTTTGATAAGATTGAATCCTAAATAattcacagaaaaaaaaacgaaacttaTGAGAGTTAAAATCGATCTTAAAAAAGCTCAAGTAAAAGATACAAAGACATGCaaaaaattcataaacaaaCCTGAGGAGAATCGATTGGTTTGCTTGAAACTATGGCTGAGAGAATGAGAGCGGAGCGGTGGGAGTGAGAGCGGAGCGGTGAGGCACGAGTTCAGTTATCGGCGAGGTACGAGCTTCGGTGGTCTTTGGCGACTTACTTGAGAACGAGCCGCGAAGTGAGACGAGGTCTCTGAGACTTcgattgagaagaagaagaagaacaccgcCGGACCAGAAGGACACAGGCGACGGCGAGATCCCCTTTTGGAGCACTTCAAATCGTCTTTTCTCTCTATCGCCAAAGGAGGAGGCAACAATTAGGGTTCCTCGGGGTTTGTCAATTTTTcccaattgtattttttttaataattaaattaacaaagaacttttgtttttaattttttttctttttttacataattaaatcAACAAAACGTTTAAAAGATTAGATTAGGGGTTTAATTGGGCTTACAGAAAATATTATGGCATTGGGACAACTTATAATTCATATTATGGCAAAGGGACAATGTACTTGTCTTTTTATTCCATATTtccaattttccatttttttagtCGTAAAACAAGTAACGAGTAATATCAAGGTGAGTcgtaactttttttgtgatactTGTTATTTGCCTTGTATTTGCAAGTAGCAAAACTCAACGACTTGATACTTGACTAGGCAACGACGAGTACTTAAAAAACGAGGCGAATACAGGTCAAGTAGCGTATATAAGGCAAGTAACGACTATTGGTGCCCAGCCCTACTTGTTCGCAATGTTAACaacaatttttaagaaaactataGTTGTGACACACGACACGTACGCTGAGGCCTAAATGAGCCCATCCATACAGTAGTTATacctcttttttctttctttcttgatcCTAAAGTTCTTTTTTCTTGAAGTGAAATCCCGCAAAGGGTTTTGGTTCACTCTTTCCAACTCACCTCCACGTTTCTCATCTCTAGGCTTTTTTTCACCAAAGATCTTTACAGGTACAAAGTTATAAGAATTTTTAACAAGTTGGATAAGATGTATCATAAGATAAGAAAGTAAATTGATAGTTTTAGGTGATTAAAGACAAATGCTGCGGGTGTTGGATTTTGCATCGACTACTCCCTATAGCCTCACCtttcatatgatgtatataCTTTTTCTTTGATAAAGTGATGCTTATACTTTATTTTGTAACAATAATCATATAAATCACAGtaaaataaattgatttatCCATTATACAGAAAAAATGATTTAAGAAATAAACTGAAGGTTCAAAATATACCTAAACTAAGAagcctaagttttttttttttttttttttttttgaaactgctaagatttttatatttcaaaaccaAATTTCACACAATACAGAAAAATCTCGAGATCACTTGTTTCTATTCAGAAATATGGAAACATCTCGCCTCAAAGCTCGTCCAAGTAGCATACACCACGGCAGGGAATCAAGTCATTGATATTCTATACAAAGCTGTCTTTCACGATACAACAATGTTTCTTGCGAGATACACCTTTTAAAATGTTGTCTACTGTCTACTACATATGAAAGGGAAAAACAATCACCAGCATGAAGAAACACCATAATTAACCACCGTTTAGCTTGATCAAGCAAATCAACAAGATTGTTCGAAACAGGCTGATATTGGGATCAGGAATAGGCGAATTGTTTGTAGCAAATCCATAGAAGCTAGAAGAAATCTGAATTCAATATTGTAATACAAATTCGACACAAAAACAAACTAATTCATTttattgggggggggggggttggggTTGAATACAATTTAACTGACAGAGAGTGTTGTAGAACTTTGACAGTTTTgtagaatatataaaattagttaaaactatattataataaattaaacagaATGTATTATTTAAATGAGATGTTCCCAAAATAAGCAGCTTTAATCAAAACAAGGTACGTGATCGTCCATACATAGATTGACTTTAGCAAGTTGATAAAGAACTGGTCAGATCTCAAGGTGAAAACTGGTCCTGGAAAAGCTAGATTTGATCTGATGCTGTCTTTAATACAAACTATTAACtttgatttatgaaaaaaaattacattaaagtAATTGTAGGTTAAGCTTTTGTTCTGTAAAAATTGAGTGTTTTATTCCACTTTGATGCCTCAAATTATACTATTATAATTGGTCCTCTCctttgtgttttcataaagCAATTTGCGTTTAACGTTGCAAAAGCGCATCTTTATCGTGTACAGCCTAAAGTCACGCCATCACGCCACCGTAAGAAAAAGAGACACTAACAAACAAATAACATTTAACAATGTAAAGCACATAACGTAACAATGTCTTATGAGGACATGCAACTTAAAATTCAAATCCTAGATAAAGGTAGCTGGTGAAAGCCTAGCCTTTTAGTCCATTTATCTAATTAGGATTCATTTCTATACCACAAGATTTGAGGTTCGAATCCTACATACAATgcaatttattttcaattatgtagattttaagagaaaattttggaaaaaaaaatcaacataatacAAGTACAACTGTACAACCGTTAAAAGTAAATCTTCATAAAATGCGATGcaaatatgatttttatataatttataattatcgattataaatcaatttgtaataattatcataatttataattattctcTATAATAGATAGTGTCAAAAAGATAGTTGTAGCTGAAGATGCAGTAATTACTCAAGACTAAACCAAAATCAACACCTAAACCTAAGAACTAACCCTACAATATCATAGCAAACCAAAGTTAAACCACAAAACTTATTTGGTATAGTAGGACTGGACCGTGACAGCGTCgccatcaaaacccaaaaagaagatttttattattactttcGTTTACAATTTTCACTTTTGagattaatttttgaaaaaaattgaaaaagagaGAAGCTTTAAAAGGTTTCAACTCTCTTCATCCTCCCCACACCGTTGTTTGAGATATTCTCCGCCtcagcaaaaatataaatattctctagaaaaacatctctttctctctgttccTTTCCTTTCAGAAGTTTAGCatctccttttctttctttttttctttatattttttagccCGATCTCTTCTGCAAAGATTCTCtcttttcatatatgtttttattctctctaataacaattaatgacttacaacttcatcttcttccctcttccttcttcttcctccttcttTGCTTCTCTCTAGGGCTGTCGTTTTCTCTTCACTCACACgtttttaaagatatataacACACGTGTGAGACATTCTTCATCCTCATATggattcttcttcctcgtcctcatcttcttcttcatacgGTGTTGCTCATGTTAGCCATATCTCCAATCCTTGTATCTTTGgtgcgtttttttttctttccaaaatatTTGCCCATGCACCGTGTTTAGAAACTTGCTAACCTAATAacgtttttcataaaataatagGGGAAGCTggatcatcatcttcatcaacatACAGAGATAAGAAATGGAACTTGATGAAATGGGTGGGTAAGCTTTTCAAGAGTGGCTCTAGTGGTGGTGGTGCTCGCACTAAtcatcatcctcctcagtttcaaGAGGACGAGAACATGGTCTTTCCTCTACATCCTTCATCtttggtaaatattttcttaaaatatagaCTGAATAACTAATCGTTAAggttaattaatattttctttctttttagacCCCTGCACATATACTATAGACACGTGATTTCTAATATTAAAGCAATATGCAAAAGACGTGTGAATATTACTactgtttttcatttttttttttttttgaaaaaattctgTTTTTCATTGTTTCTCATGTTTATCATGGGTCTTGTAGTTGTACATTCTGTGAAATTGTCGCATCCATGAAACTAATAATTATTTGGTACATTTGTTACCTAATTGTTGCATTGGCTTTTAATGCTTTAATCGAGATGATGTTACAATGTGACGACAAAGTTAGGTAGAAAGAGGTTCATATGTCGGTTCAATTAGGACAATTTCTTGTATACGACGAATATTAGCATTAGTAATAGTTATGAGTTAGTTTGATATAAGTATTAATTTTTGTTGAATTTCTGTGAGGGCAAAtgtccaaaatagcacatttctaagtttatatcacaaaaatagcactcaaaaactaaaataaccaaaatagcacatttctaagtttatatcttatcaccaaaacctcatttctcaattctaaaccctaaaccctaaactctaaaccctaaattctaaactctaaaccctaaaccctaaattttaaaccctaaaccctaaaccctaaaccctaaaccctaaactctaaaccctaaatcctaaaccctaaatcctaaaccccaccctttaactctaaatcctaagtttgtgacttttgataaaacattaaatgctatttttgtgacttttgactttgaatgctagtttgggaacaaaaacttgatttagtgctatttttgtctttttctctttctgtAATTATGGAATTCTAATTACTATATTAatactaaaacataaattaataagtattttaattttattttcaagttAATATGACTACGTATCTCTTTGGGTTAGGAATATAATTCTCAATCCACGAAATAAAAATGAACACAAATCACCCATTACATGTTGGAAGAGTTGTATTAGATTTGAGGTGGCCTACTTTGATACCCATAAGCACTACTAACGATATTTAGTCACCTAACTAGAATCTCTAAAAGATGAAATCGATATATATGATggacaattatttttttctaatttttatatgctaaactatttcatcaaaatatttttttttaccgcTGATGTCATGATAAACGAGTTAATTTTTACCATTTCAAAATTGGAATAGTACTGTCCAAATTTGCGACGTATAACCCATATAACTTGTTTACAAAAAGGTTCATTTACATTTTTGGATGGTCATGTTAACAAATCAGGACGATCGTTCGAGAGGGGCACGGGACAAAGAAGAATTCGATCGTGCAATGTCACTTTCTCGAGCTGACGATAGGAGGCGGCCACATGGTATCTCTTCTTTTACATTTATGAATACATATTAAATTAGAGAAAATCAGAGCTAATTAAACACATCATTTCTGTAAATTAGAGATTGAATTGTTTTATTTGAACAGGATATGGTTGGTCTATGGATAACAATTCAGATTTTCCAAGGCCTTTTCACGGTGGATTGAATCCACCATCCTTCATTCCACCTTATGAACCTTCCTATCAATTCCGACGAAGACAAAGGTACaacaaaacatatttaattcagttttatgtaataataacttcaaattgtttttaaaatgctATAAATATGGTGTTTGCTAAGTTTTATGAACTTCTCACTCAGAACAAATTGGTGATAAATGAACTAGTCCAAATCTTTTACTATTATCTTATCAAAACTCTAGAATCCAAATGTAGAGTTTACATTCTTACATACATTAGAGGTTAATGCTCCTGATCCATTAATATCTACTAATCTCAATAGTGTTTGCTATATTTCGTAGCAGAATATGTGGCGGTTGCAATCGTGATATCGGAATGGGGAACTACCTAGGATGCATGGGAACATTCTTTCATCCTGAATGCTTCTGTTGCCACTCTTGTCGTTACCCTATCACTGAGCATGAggtatttttacatatatccACACTATAATACATatgaatatattatatagttgtaTACTTGTATGTTTGAAGTGAGTTACTAAGGTTGTATGTTATTGTTTTCTCCCTTGGTTCAAAGTTCTCTCTATCAGGAACCAAACCCTATCATAAGATTTGTTTCAAAGAGCTTACTCATCCTAAATGCGAAGTTTGTCACCATTTTGTAAGTAACTATACAACCACATTATTGGATTCTCGCATGTCACATGTTAAAATACTGGACtaatttcataatactcttcGTAGATCCCAACTAATGATGCTGGCTTGATCGAGTATCGATGCCATCCATTTTGGAACCAAAAGTATTGTCCATCTCACGAATACGATAAAACGGCTCGTTGTTGTAGCTGCGAACGTTTGGAGgtaatcaaatattaataatgaaataTAACATCATATCGCTTCTTGATTATTGATAAGTTTATACAAATCAATACCGTTTTTTCTTTGTTGTGACCATGAAGTCATGGGACGTGAGATATTACACGTTAGAAGATGGGAGAAGTTTATGTTTAGAATGCATGGAAACCGCGATAACTGATACTGGAGATTGTCAACCACTTTACCACTCGATACGAGACTATTACGAAGGAATGTACATGAAACTTGAGCAACAAATACCTATGCTTCTAGTTCAACGAGAAGCTCTCAATGACGCTATCGTCGGAGAAAAAAACGTAATCAATGATCGTTAGACATATACATAACATTTTCTCCTTGAGTTTCTCTCAAATTACATTAAACTTCCTTTATTTGTCTTTTCCCATAGGGATACCATCACATGCCAGAGACAAGGGGTTTATGTTTGTCTGAAGAACAGACAGTCACAAGTGTAAGTCTTCTCAAAATATTGTTAGAAAGCTTAACTTAATTTCTGATTCTAAATAGTAATTTGCTctgttttgttttcatgtttggcTCTTCAAAGGTTCTTAAAAGACCGAGACTTGGCGCTCACCGTCTTGTTGGTATGAGAACTCAACCACGAAAGCTTACACGAAAATGTGAAGTCACTGCGATTCTCGTTCTTTACGGCCTCCCAAGGTACTTAGATATTACTTGCTCAGCTCTCAAATTCGCTTTTGGACCATTGCATGGTCGATAAAGATGGCAAATGATACTAAATTAATGACGATTTGGTGGTTGAAGATTACTCACAGGAGCAATTCTCGCCCACGAGCTGATGCATGGATGGCTAAGGCTCAAAGGTACTTACTATACTCTCCATCCATTTCTATTCTTAACCAAAAGAGTGAGAatcttggtttggtttggtttggttcggtttgaaatCGGATCAGTATAGATAAAATGAATAATTAcgtaattaatataaaatatatgtaatatgctTCACATAGTTGtaatatataatacaatattttaatatttactagATTGTGGTTTATTATCTTTCATTTCATTCATTTACAATATAATTGGTTCTGTTTATATTTTAGTTCCTCTTTTTGGTTTAAATAAAGTAATCCAACTGACTTATAAGCATTTGGAAACGTTTCTACAAAAGAAAAGCATCTTAACTCGTTTTAATTTATTGATTTCATTAGGGTATAGGAACCTTAACCCTGAGGTAGAGGAAGGTATCTGCCAAGTCCTCTCTTACATGTGGCTTGAATCCGAAGTTCTCTCAGATCCTCTTTCAAGAAACGTGCCCTCAACGTCATCATCAGGCGCCACTTCATCATCATCGTCCTCGTTTTCTAACAAGAAAGGAGGGAAATCAAACGTGGAGAAGAAGCTTGGAGAGTTCTTTAAGCATCAGATAGCACACGACGCGTCTCCAGCTTATGGAGGAGGTTTCAGATCAGCAAATGCAGCGGTTTCTAAGTACGGTCTGCATCGTACACTCGATCATATCCGCTTCACTGGAACTTTTCCTTTGTGAATTTACCAATGACGTCCTTTGTTatgtttcttttatcttttactATACGGTCTTTGATTTGGATTGGATGGATCACACAAAAGGgtttgtttttaactttttatagaAACTCGGAACTGACTTTGTCTCCCCTTGGATTTTGAATGGGGAGGATTTGTTGATTGGAGGTTTTATATGAAAGACTATTGAATAATAtactaataacaaaaaaatatcaattagtTTCGTACCAGTAATTTATGTTAAGACAAATTATGaataatattgttgtaatttaATTTCAATGTATCGAGATATGtcataaaaatcaaaacatactCTATCCTCATAAAATGATATTCATAAAAATCTCTCCACAAatgaaattaaagaaaaacgtagaactcaatatattttttgttccgAGTACAAAGCTCACTCTTACCATTTCTCCCTCTTTACACCACCTGCTCTCAGTCTCTATGCTTAACACAATTGCTAATGTTTTCTTTCCCCGAGAGGGTTTGTATAATTTCATCTTGCAGCGAATCTACGCCTCCTTCCTTTAACCGGCATCGAACCGGAACTAATCGATTCAATGCCCCAATTTGGTTCTTCCTCATCGCTTGCTTCATCTGACCGCCACCTCAATCCGCCAGTGTTGTTTCTGCTCTCAGTGGCCAAGGCATTGTTGTTGTCCTTCAAGCTACCATTCGTGAAATATAAAGATTAAGAGTGGACATAAGAACTAAACCCAAAGTCCTCAAACCGGGTTCTTGTGCAAACCAAACGATAACACAATagtttataaaaagaaaaagagaggaaATGTACCTTGAATACATGTCCATTGGATCATCCAGAGATATGAATTCTTTGTCTTGTTGCATCCTAGTGCCAAAAAAAGTGGATTCCGGTCTCTGTGCAGAACCATTGAGATGGTTGGTGCTACGTTTCACTGTTACCGGATTGTTTGTTGTTGCACGGCTGAGATAAGGAGAGCTCATGTTGTTATCAACATTTGTTTATGGGGAGGTTCTTCAGTCCTTTTTCCTTTGAGCTGACTGTTTCCACGAGCTCTATTAAGATCTTTGAACGGAGTGGACCCTTTACCGAACTTCAGAGTCTTGGTTATGCTTCCAACTTCATTCATACGTCCTCTATTTGTGCTTGTATATAACCTTCCATGGGAAGCGCTTCCTATCATATGACTGGGCTGAAAAGGGCTGCCGTTATTAGCCGCAGGCTCTCTAGCGCCAGCGTCCTTAGCCCGTTGGAGAAATATCGAGTTAATAGAATAGGGAACTGAAGAAGAAATCATCTCAGGTTGTTGTGCATCAGCAAGATCAGAGTTTTTTGATGTGTCAGAAGCACTTTCAGAGGTATCTTCCATCTCAGAATATTGTCCAGACCTAACATGCTGTTGCTGAATTGCTGGAAGTATGTCTATGGCTTTATCCTGTTTTAAAGCATAGACACACGGGAGGGTTTAAATTTCATGTTGAAGTAGCCAATATCAAGTATATTAGCATCAAGCTGCTACTAAGCACTGAAACGCAGGAAGGTAAAGATTTGAGTGTGCAGGATTTGAATGAGGAAAGGAGAAAGGGTTCACTTGTACAAAGAAAGGGGGCTGGAATACTTACAACTAACTCTTTTCTCCAACGACTCTGTGATAACATTCTGATCATTGCTTCTTCCCAATTTGATTTTCAGATACGACAGCCTCTTCAATTTTCTGTAGCCTAAGATCAACTTGGTATGCCTGGATGTAACGGTAACGTTGCACCCATGCAAACAACCAGCAAATTCCATTCAAAGGCAGACCAAAATGGCCAACTATATATAGAAGACAAATTTTCCAGAAAATAAGCAGCGTTGACAGTGATGCACTTTGCCTGGTTGATCAAATCATTTCATACTTGCTTATTACTCTCAACATCCTAGACAACATCAAACTCCAATTATGAAAGAACATTGAACTCCAGTAAACATACAGGTATTTAGTTGGATGAACTAATTAATTCCTTACTAACCATTTGGCCTTTTAAGGCTACTTTCAAGCTGACAAAGCATTTTACATCCATGTTGTCAAGTGAAGttattaaaaatgaagataGAGTTATTTACCTGAAGATAGAATACAACCAAAAGACTTCCCACAACTGATGACGGGTCATCAGTTGCAGAATCTAATAGGCACCTGTGCAAATACGAAAGACTCCATCAATGAATGCCTTGTTATGCTAAAGGTAGTAGCAAAATCATCTAGAATGTGCTTCCAGTATTTTTCAGGGGTGGTCCAATGCCGATCAAACAGATAATACATAAACTatttcctggttaaggaagcaGCTAAGAAGAAAATCATGGAAAGGTATACTGATTGGCCGTATCTACAAAAAATAAAGTGTAAGGTAATGTCAAGCATAGGCGATGATAAAAGGATACAATCGCTTGCTTCGCAACAACCAAATCTGAACTGCCATGCAAAAAGAGTATGTCCGCCGCAGTTTGAAGATTCTCAAATGGATAAGATCCTGAATTTCCCTCTAATCTGGACCTAAGAAATGATCTCTTATCGTTCTGCAAATATCCAACTTCTAGGTCTGCCGCTATGTCTTGACTGTACTCTGGCTCTCTCTCAATATTTTCTAAAGCATCCTCAATAAAAAAAGGGAACCACCCTGTACATTGCAATCTGAAGACTGATCTACGGCTTCAGGCCATGCACGCTTAATTACATTTGATTTCCTTTCAAGTACCAAAGCCTTCCACAAAGTGGAATCAGAATAACGAGATCTCACATCTTCCAGAAATCTGTGCCTTATGCACCATATCATAATGTCCAGAtgctgaaataaaaaaataacaattggATAAGCACACAATAAGCTCAGTGATCTTGCACCACTAAGTAAAGAGCTTATATGGTTAAACCACTTTCTGCCCAAGAACCAGATGGTTATCCCTGGATATCACTTAGTATATCATATAACGACAGAgttaaaaattccaaaaaacaTCAAGATCCAAGCCGATGATGTAAGACCGTTATCACATCTTTTATAAAGCTAAATGTAAAGATTTGCAGTACTAAACACTAATGCAAACCGAATACCAAAACAAGTAGGCATACTTTTGCCAAGATGTTTGGATGTAAGTGTATAAAATCTTAGCTGACCTGCTTTGTTTTTCCAATGTTCTCCCTAAGCTTCTCCACATTGATGTTAGGAATTTTTAAGGCTcttaagacaaatgatgtagtataaaagattgttgaaccaattctaagggattttaAAGtgctgagaatgcaagtactcacttaatctaagtgcaaccagtaatttaaaagatttctaaactaatgattaatgctAATGCAGTTGTAGAATAATAAAAGCGATAAATGAAgtaactttcttgactaaggaaaaagagaactcatg
Protein-coding regions in this window:
- the LOC106450807 gene encoding protein DA1-related 2 isoform X3 encodes the protein MDSSSSSSSSSSYGVAHVSHISNPCIFGEAGSSSSSTYRDKKWNLMKWVGKLFKSGSSGGGARTNHHPPQFQEDENMDDRSRGARDKEEFDRAMSLSRADDRRRPHGYGWSMDNNSDFPRPFHGGLNPPSFIPPYEPSYQFRRRQSRICGGCNRDIGMGNYLGCMGTFFHPECFCCHSCRYPITEHEFSLSGTKPYHKICFKELTHPKCEVCHHFIPTNDAGLIEYRCHPFWNQKYCPSHEYDKTARCCSCERLESWDVRYYTLEDGRSLCLECMETAITDTGDCQPLYHSIRDYYEGMYMKLEQQIPMLLVQREALNDAIVGEKNGYHHMPETRGLCLSEEQTVTSVLKRPRLGAHRLVGMRTQPRKLTRKCEVTAILVLYGLPRLLTGAILAHELMHGWLRLKGYRNLNPEVEEGICQVLSYMWLESEVLSDPLSRNVPSTSSSGATSSSSSSFSNKKGGKSNVEKKLGEFFKHQIAHDASPAYGGGFRSANAAVSKYGLHRTLDHIRFTGTFPL
- the LOC106450807 gene encoding protein DA1-related 2 isoform X1; its protein translation is MDSSSSSSSSSSYGVAHVSHISNPCIFGEAGSSSSSTYRDKKWNLMKWVGKLFKSGSSGGGARTNHHPPQFQEDENMVFPLHPSSLDDRSRGARDKEEFDRAMSLSRADDRRRPHGYGWSMDNNSDFPRPFHGGLNPPSFIPPYEPSYQFRRRQSRICGGCNRDIGMGNYLGCMGTFFHPECFCCHSCRYPITEHEFSLSGTKPYHKICFKELTHPKCEVCHHFIPTNDAGLIEYRCHPFWNQKYCPSHEYDKTARCCSCERLESWDVRYYTLEDGRSLCLECMETAITDTGDCQPLYHSIRDYYEGMYMKLEQQIPMLLVQREALNDAIVGEKNGYHHMPETRGLCLSEEQTVTSVLKRPRLGAHRLVGMRTQPRKLTRKCEVTAILVLYGLPRLLTGAILAHELMHGWLRLKGYRNLNPEVEEGICQVLSYMWLESEVLSDPLSRNVPSTSSSGATSSSSSSFSNKKGGKSNVEKKLGEFFKHQIAHDASPAYGGGFRSANAAVSKYGLHRTLDHIRFTGTFPL
- the LOC106450807 gene encoding protein DA1-related 2 isoform X4 yields the protein MDSSSSSSSSSSYGVAHVSHISNPCIFGEAGSSSSSTYRDKKWNLMKWVGKLFKSGSSGGGARTNHHPPQFQEDENMDDRSRGARDKEEFDRAMSLSRADDRRRPHGYGWSMDNNSDFPRPFHGGLNPPSFIPPYEPSYQFRRRQRICGGCNRDIGMGNYLGCMGTFFHPECFCCHSCRYPITEHEFSLSGTKPYHKICFKELTHPKCEVCHHFIPTNDAGLIEYRCHPFWNQKYCPSHEYDKTARCCSCERLESWDVRYYTLEDGRSLCLECMETAITDTGDCQPLYHSIRDYYEGMYMKLEQQIPMLLVQREALNDAIVGEKNGYHHMPETRGLCLSEEQTVTSVLKRPRLGAHRLVGMRTQPRKLTRKCEVTAILVLYGLPRLLTGAILAHELMHGWLRLKGYRNLNPEVEEGICQVLSYMWLESEVLSDPLSRNVPSTSSSGATSSSSSSFSNKKGGKSNVEKKLGEFFKHQIAHDASPAYGGGFRSANAAVSKYGLHRTLDHIRFTGTFPL
- the LOC106450807 gene encoding protein DA1-related 2 isoform X2, which produces MDSSSSSSSSSSYGVAHVSHISNPCIFGEAGSSSSSTYRDKKWNLMKWVGKLFKSGSSGGGARTNHHPPQFQEDENMVFPLHPSSLDDRSRGARDKEEFDRAMSLSRADDRRRPHGYGWSMDNNSDFPRPFHGGLNPPSFIPPYEPSYQFRRRQRICGGCNRDIGMGNYLGCMGTFFHPECFCCHSCRYPITEHEFSLSGTKPYHKICFKELTHPKCEVCHHFIPTNDAGLIEYRCHPFWNQKYCPSHEYDKTARCCSCERLESWDVRYYTLEDGRSLCLECMETAITDTGDCQPLYHSIRDYYEGMYMKLEQQIPMLLVQREALNDAIVGEKNGYHHMPETRGLCLSEEQTVTSVLKRPRLGAHRLVGMRTQPRKLTRKCEVTAILVLYGLPRLLTGAILAHELMHGWLRLKGYRNLNPEVEEGICQVLSYMWLESEVLSDPLSRNVPSTSSSGATSSSSSSFSNKKGGKSNVEKKLGEFFKHQIAHDASPAYGGGFRSANAAVSKYGLHRTLDHIRFTGTFPL